Proteins encoded by one window of Brienomyrus brachyistius isolate T26 chromosome 1, BBRACH_0.4, whole genome shotgun sequence:
- the LOC125733201 gene encoding secretin receptor: MMGKLALLTVILDVYAQIKALPPECDPYIILLKEEESCHKALWKHNTSISVDFQTGCKGMWDHLNCWPYANIGETISQPCPTFLHTNGEVFRNCTAQGWTEPYPPHEIACEYAFNENFNFLGEVHSQLYFFYVKTMYTVGYAISLMSLSLAIVILCVFRKLHCTRNYIHIQLFLSFILRAAFIFIKDSVLFSKEDFYHCNYYPVGCKLVLLSSHYCIMANYSWLLVEGHYLHTLVYVSFFSRRLYFWLYMTLGWGSPAVIIVAWGLAKYFYEDEGCWETRKHTGIWWILRVPVLLFIIINLLFFISITRTLVGKLRTPDVRGNEYNQYKKLAKSTFLLVSLFGLQYILFAFFPEKVSDLTYKIWNFVELALASTQGFVVAILYCFLNGEVQHEFQRKWRRWRLMQSRQGGRQYNFSLSQSGTPLTQVSLLTRGPAASQS; the protein is encoded by the exons ATGATGGGGAAACTTGCTCTACTGACTGTTATTCTTGACGTTTATGCACAG ataaaaGCTCTTCCCCCAGAATGTGATCCTTATATTATTCTTCTCAAAGAAGAGGAAAGCTGTCATAAGGCGTTGTGGAAACACAACACATCAATCTCTGTCGATTTCCAAACAG GATGCAAAGGGATGTGGGACCATCTTAACTGTTGGCCCTATGCAAACATAGGGGAGACCATATCACAGCCCTGTCCAACATTCCTCCACACCAATG GGGAGGTTTTTAGGAACTGCACTGCCCAGGGCTGGACAGAACCCTACCCACCACATGAGATAGCCTGTGAATATGCCTTCAATGAGAACTTCAACTTTCTTGGGGAA GTTCACAGCCAACTCTATTTTTTCTATGTGAAGACCATGTACACAGTGGGCTATGCCATCTCTCTTATGTCCCTGAGCCTTGCCATAGTAATACTTTGTGTGTTTAG GAAGCTACACTGTACGCGTAACTACATTCACATCCAGTTGTTCCTGTCCTTCATCTTACGTGCAGCTTTCATCTTTATCAAGGACTCGGTCCTCTTTTCTAAAGAAGACTTTTACCACTGCAACTACTATCCT gtaggCTGCAAGCTTGTCTTGCTGTCATCACACTACTGCATCATGGCCAACTATAGCTGGTTGTTGGTAGAGGGTCACTACCTTCACACTCTAGTCTATGTCTCATTCTTCTCCAGGAGATTGTACTTTTGGTTGTACATGACCCTAGGCTGGG GGTCACCGGCAGTCATTATAGTTGCCTGGGGCTTGGCTAAATACTTCTATGAAGATGAAGG ATGTTGGGAAACCAGGAAACACACCGGGATCTGGTGGATTCTCAGAGTCCCTGTCCTCCTGTTCATCATT ATTaatttgttgtttttcattAGTATTACAAGAACACTAGTAGGAAAACTCAGGACCCCAGATGTGCGTGGGAATGAGTACAATCAGTATAA AAAGCTTGCCAAGTCAACCTTCCTCCTTGTGTCCCTCTTTGGTTTGCAATACATTCTCTTTGCATTCTTCCCTGAGAAAGTCAGCGACTTAACATACAAGATATGGAACTTTGTGGAACTTGCCCTTGCATCTACCCAG gGATTTGTTGTAGCaattttgtattgttttttaAACGGAGAG GTGCAACACGAGTTCCAGAGGAAGTGGAGAAGATGGAGGCTGATGCAGTCACGCCAAGGAGGCAGGCAGTATAATTTTTCCCTTAGCCAAAGTGGTACCCCCCTTACACAAGTGTCTCTGCTAACTCGAGGTCCTGCTGCCAGTCAGTCCTAG
- the cfap221 gene encoding cilia- and flagella-associated protein 221 isoform X1 codes for MQSKHLHEAMSQIKMGSQRRQEKEAVFANKVHEDVLEEKANHLAWQVHRGKDPVSPQTKRQILEERNIVNREFKGDTGLEEDFVRIQPWLSTGRVQRSQEELPVCVPLYPVYHKSSFEIRHRGLCLFQQAARKVLMRCRMERMLASLRPLVQSMKRLSSAKAGVISLTRVPDEMQVPLKLSQDNFLPFTFPLEILPSQDTAALGVVPVMPNNAQPKMQIPFFPLKVPLPYKLKGYEPVSAFEAFTSFVPHSLARPLRTGAQDELLPPVIRPSEHDLQDQKKNETSSLLEGSSYLTFTAPTAIFCSPDAHPLRVFNPAPGLHDFKPPLPYLESELDFYLCPLLKGISGKGTGNTYSLRSQRKFLDRTEVIRGVMTWKKFESAVLSTLSSTSPETTAWAPCMSDLFNEDILPTMAPPPMERIPEDLKEDLQDGLSTNVGLTSAMVRAKFPLIERHQPRQLKLDTVKDERTQKHQQLKPRSQTSNLGPRVQARLSQMKVMVTSSTND; via the exons ATGCAGTCAAAGCATCTCCATGAGG CCATGTCACAAATCAAGATGGGGTCCCAAAGAAGACAGGAGAAAGAAGCTGTGTTTGCAAACAAAGTTCACGAGGATGTCCTGGAGGAGAAAGCTAAtcatctagcatg GCAGGTTCACCGTGGGAAGGACCCTGTTTCCCCACAAACCAAAAGGCAGATTTTGGAGGAAAGAAATATTGTGAATCGGGAATTTAAG GGAGATACTGGTCTTGAGGAAGACTTTGTCAGGATCCAGCCTTGGCTATCTACAGGACGTGTTCAGCGCAGTCAAGAAGAG CTTCCTGTCTGTGTTCCGCTGTACCCTGTCTACCACAAGAGCTCCTTTGAAATCAGACACAGAGGTCTGTGCCTTTTTCAGCAGGCAGCACGTAAG GTTCTTATGCGCTGCCGTATGGAACGCATGCTTGCATCTCTGAGGCCACTAGTTCAGAGTATGAAGAGACTGTCCAGTG CAAAAGCAGGAGTCATCTCCCTGACCCGAGTTCCAGATGAGATGCAAGTTCCACTAAAATTGTCCCAAGACAACTTCCTCCCATTTACATTTCCTTTGGAAATTCTCCCCAGCCAG GACACAGCTGCTTTGGGTGTTGTGCCTGTGATGCCTAACAATGCTCAGCCTAAAATGCAAATCCCCTTCTTCCCACTGAAG GTACCTCTTCCATACAAGCTGAAGGGGTATGAACCAGTCTCTGCCTTTGAAGCCTTCACAAGCTTTGTTCCCCATAGCCTGGCAAGACCACTAAGAACTGGAGCTCAG GATGAGCTCTTGCCCCCAGTAATCAGGCCTTCTGAGCATGACCTTCAAGACCAAAAAAAGAATGAGACTTCTTCATTATTGGAGGGAAGTTCTTACCTGACATTTACAGCCCCTACAGCCATATTCTGCTCACCAGATGCACACCCACTTAGAGTTTTT AACCCTGCCCCAGGACTACATGATTTCAAGCCGCCACTTCCTTATCTAGAGAGTGAACTTGATTTCTACCTGTGCCCACTTCTGAAGGGCATCTCTGGCAAGGGAACAGGCAACACTTATTCACTTAGAAGCCAGAGGAAATTCCTGGACAGAACG GAAGTGATCCGTGGTGTGATGACTTGGAAGAAGTTTGAGTCAGCAGTTTTATCAACTCTGTCCAGCACCTCCCCTGAGACCACTGCTTGGGCCCCATGCAT GTCTGACCTCTTTAATGAAGATATACTCCCTACAATGGCACCTCCTCCAATGGAAAGAATACCTGAGGATCTGAAGGAGGATTTGCAAGATGGGCT GAGCACAAATGTGGGTCTTACCTCTGCGATGGTAAGAGCTAAATTTCCTCTTATTGAAAGACACCAGCCCAGACAACTCAAACTGGACACAGTTAAAGATGAAAG AACTCAAAAACACCAACAACTAAAACCAAGATCTCAAACAAGTAACCTGGGACCTAGAGTGCAGGCGAGGCTGAGCCAAATGAAGGTCATGGTGACTTCATCTACAAATGACTAA
- the cfap221 gene encoding cilia- and flagella-associated protein 221 isoform X2, with protein MGDTGLEEDFVRIQPWLSTGRVQRSQEELPVCVPLYPVYHKSSFEIRHRGLCLFQQAARKVLMRCRMERMLASLRPLVQSMKRLSSAKAGVISLTRVPDEMQVPLKLSQDNFLPFTFPLEILPSQDTAALGVVPVMPNNAQPKMQIPFFPLKVPLPYKLKGYEPVSAFEAFTSFVPHSLARPLRTGAQDELLPPVIRPSEHDLQDQKKNETSSLLEGSSYLTFTAPTAIFCSPDAHPLRVFNPAPGLHDFKPPLPYLESELDFYLCPLLKGISGKGTGNTYSLRSQRKFLDRTEVIRGVMTWKKFESAVLSTLSSTSPETTAWAPCMSDLFNEDILPTMAPPPMERIPEDLKEDLQDGLSTNVGLTSAMVRAKFPLIERHQPRQLKLDTVKDERTQKHQQLKPRSQTSNLGPRVQARLSQMKVMVTSSTND; from the exons atg GGAGATACTGGTCTTGAGGAAGACTTTGTCAGGATCCAGCCTTGGCTATCTACAGGACGTGTTCAGCGCAGTCAAGAAGAG CTTCCTGTCTGTGTTCCGCTGTACCCTGTCTACCACAAGAGCTCCTTTGAAATCAGACACAGAGGTCTGTGCCTTTTTCAGCAGGCAGCACGTAAG GTTCTTATGCGCTGCCGTATGGAACGCATGCTTGCATCTCTGAGGCCACTAGTTCAGAGTATGAAGAGACTGTCCAGTG CAAAAGCAGGAGTCATCTCCCTGACCCGAGTTCCAGATGAGATGCAAGTTCCACTAAAATTGTCCCAAGACAACTTCCTCCCATTTACATTTCCTTTGGAAATTCTCCCCAGCCAG GACACAGCTGCTTTGGGTGTTGTGCCTGTGATGCCTAACAATGCTCAGCCTAAAATGCAAATCCCCTTCTTCCCACTGAAG GTACCTCTTCCATACAAGCTGAAGGGGTATGAACCAGTCTCTGCCTTTGAAGCCTTCACAAGCTTTGTTCCCCATAGCCTGGCAAGACCACTAAGAACTGGAGCTCAG GATGAGCTCTTGCCCCCAGTAATCAGGCCTTCTGAGCATGACCTTCAAGACCAAAAAAAGAATGAGACTTCTTCATTATTGGAGGGAAGTTCTTACCTGACATTTACAGCCCCTACAGCCATATTCTGCTCACCAGATGCACACCCACTTAGAGTTTTT AACCCTGCCCCAGGACTACATGATTTCAAGCCGCCACTTCCTTATCTAGAGAGTGAACTTGATTTCTACCTGTGCCCACTTCTGAAGGGCATCTCTGGCAAGGGAACAGGCAACACTTATTCACTTAGAAGCCAGAGGAAATTCCTGGACAGAACG GAAGTGATCCGTGGTGTGATGACTTGGAAGAAGTTTGAGTCAGCAGTTTTATCAACTCTGTCCAGCACCTCCCCTGAGACCACTGCTTGGGCCCCATGCAT GTCTGACCTCTTTAATGAAGATATACTCCCTACAATGGCACCTCCTCCAATGGAAAGAATACCTGAGGATCTGAAGGAGGATTTGCAAGATGGGCT GAGCACAAATGTGGGTCTTACCTCTGCGATGGTAAGAGCTAAATTTCCTCTTATTGAAAGACACCAGCCCAGACAACTCAAACTGGACACAGTTAAAGATGAAAG AACTCAAAAACACCAACAACTAAAACCAAGATCTCAAACAAGTAACCTGGGACCTAGAGTGCAGGCGAGGCTGAGCCAAATGAAGGTCATGGTGACTTCATCTACAAATGACTAA